One region of Streptomyces rishiriensis genomic DNA includes:
- a CDS encoding LLM class flavin-dependent oxidoreductase produces MTFELGVYSFGNTPRLEDGRRGPTAQAVRDVLEAVKLAEEVGLDYFGVGEHHMRAMPLSSPTSLVNAAAASTSRIKLSTAVSVLSTDDPIRVFQQLATAAAIAPGRIETVAGRGSSTITFPLFDHDEHDYDVLYASKLELLMAVNGSENVSFNGPHRKRPLQNATVFPRPEVPLKIWLGTGGSPDSVYRAVELGLPMFLGILGGTPEHWAQYGRAYRAAWVRAGHPSEQADIAVAVHGFVADTGARARATYLEYEHRMMAEGMAELGRPAPRRADRAAAFGPGGMVFVGSPDEIADRILHLHGLLGHTRQILQMDVGGMPQRDFLHGIELLGTKVLPQIRTELTAR; encoded by the coding sequence ATGACCTTCGAACTCGGCGTCTACTCCTTCGGCAACACCCCCCGCCTGGAGGACGGCCGTCGCGGACCGACCGCTCAGGCCGTCCGGGACGTACTGGAGGCCGTCAAGCTGGCCGAAGAGGTGGGGCTGGACTACTTCGGGGTGGGCGAACACCACATGCGGGCGATGCCGCTGTCCTCGCCCACTTCTCTCGTCAACGCCGCCGCAGCCTCCACGAGCCGGATCAAGCTGAGCACCGCAGTCAGCGTCCTGTCGACCGACGACCCCATCCGCGTCTTCCAGCAGCTCGCCACCGCCGCGGCCATCGCACCCGGCCGCATCGAGACGGTCGCCGGACGCGGGTCCTCCACCATCACCTTCCCGCTGTTCGACCACGACGAGCACGACTACGACGTGCTCTACGCCTCCAAACTCGAACTGCTGATGGCCGTCAACGGCAGTGAGAACGTCTCCTTCAACGGCCCGCACCGCAAGCGTCCCCTGCAGAACGCGACGGTCTTCCCGCGCCCCGAGGTACCCCTGAAGATCTGGCTGGGCACCGGCGGCAGCCCCGACTCCGTCTACCGGGCGGTCGAACTCGGTCTGCCCATGTTCCTCGGCATCCTCGGAGGCACCCCCGAGCACTGGGCCCAGTACGGCCGCGCCTACCGCGCCGCCTGGGTCCGGGCCGGCCACCCGTCCGAGCAGGCGGACATCGCCGTAGCCGTCCACGGATTCGTCGCCGACACCGGCGCCAGAGCCCGCGCCACCTACCTGGAGTACGAACATCGCATGATGGCTGAGGGCATGGCCGAACTGGGCCGCCCGGCTCCGAGGCGCGCCGACCGCGCCGCCGCCTTCGGCCCCGGGGGCATGGTCTTCGTCGGCAGCCCCGACGAGATCGCCGACCGCATCCTCCACCTCCACGGCCTGCTCGGCCACACCCGCCAGATCCTCCAGATGGACGTCGGAGGCATGCCCCAGCGCGACTTCCTGCACGGCATCGAACTGCTCGGCACCAAGGTGCTCCCCCAGATCCGCACCGAACTGACAGCGCGCTGA
- a CDS encoding TetR/AcrR family transcriptional regulator, producing MTSFAVPGTAPDEQPGSGLRIDAERNRDRILAAARRLYAREGLGVSMSAVAREAGVGKATLSRRFATREDLINAVFADRMDAYAAAVTTALDDPDPWHGFTGYIHAICAMQAADRGFADVLTMTFPAAKALEERRAEAYNGVLELIDRARGTGHLREDFTDRDLPILLMANAGVVNAAGDAAPDAWQRLVAHMLRSYATPGAPIPPLPDAPAPTALYRAMVRLTRPGADHLGENR from the coding sequence ATGACCTCCTTCGCAGTCCCCGGAACCGCCCCGGATGAACAGCCCGGATCGGGGCTGCGCATCGATGCCGAACGCAATCGCGACCGCATCCTCGCCGCGGCCCGCCGCCTGTACGCACGTGAGGGACTCGGCGTCTCCATGTCCGCGGTCGCCCGCGAGGCGGGCGTCGGCAAAGCCACCCTCTCGCGCCGCTTCGCCACCCGCGAGGACCTCATCAACGCCGTCTTCGCCGACCGCATGGACGCCTACGCCGCCGCGGTGACCACCGCCCTGGACGACCCCGACCCCTGGCACGGCTTCACCGGCTACATCCACGCCATCTGTGCCATGCAGGCCGCCGACCGCGGCTTCGCCGACGTGCTGACCATGACCTTCCCCGCCGCCAAAGCACTGGAAGAGCGCCGAGCCGAGGCGTACAACGGGGTCCTCGAGCTCATCGACCGAGCACGCGGGACAGGCCACCTGCGCGAGGACTTCACCGACCGCGACCTGCCGATCCTGCTCATGGCCAACGCAGGCGTCGTCAACGCAGCCGGCGACGCCGCCCCCGACGCCTGGCAACGCCTGGTCGCGCACATGCTCCGCTCCTACGCCACCCCCGGCGCCCCGATACCGCCCCTGCCGGATGCGCCCGCACCCACCGCCCTCTATCGCGCCATGGTCCGCCTCACCCGACCCGGCGCCGACCACCTCGGGGAAAACCGCTGA
- a CDS encoding MFS transporter encodes MTADVGKLRTGFGRLWTAQTVSSLGDGVSHAALPLLALTLTRDPMALAVVTAAGTLPWLLFGVLGGALVDRWDRRRTMWVMDAARAVLLAIAAAAAALDVLSIPLLAAVAFLLGLGGLFFDTAATAYLPDLLGRDAALLERGNSRLRGTQTAMSGFAGPPAGSALLALGRALPLVADAVSFMLSALLVRSLPAMPRPVPEVHESLLRQARAGASYVFRDRLLLGLALRPAVGNVAFLAVETVLALFAHDRLGIDTYGFGLLLTAEATGGLLGAGIASCLGRRLGTGTALTCTAAVEGFAILGLAAAPNPYVAGLALAVCGAGMGATMVLGPSLRQAIVPARLMGRVASTSRMLAMCAAPMGAFLGGWLATTYDIRTPLYAAAGLLLSMTAVTASMTSNRRVEAALRAAAPADGPEHPTSKDPAQESAPDLL; translated from the coding sequence GTGACCGCGGATGTGGGGAAGTTGCGGACCGGGTTCGGACGGCTGTGGACCGCGCAGACGGTGTCCTCGCTCGGTGACGGGGTGTCGCATGCCGCACTGCCACTGCTGGCGTTGACGTTGACGCGGGATCCGATGGCCCTCGCCGTCGTCACGGCCGCCGGGACGCTGCCGTGGCTGCTCTTCGGGGTGCTCGGCGGTGCTCTGGTGGACCGCTGGGACCGCCGGCGCACGATGTGGGTCATGGACGCGGCGCGTGCGGTCCTGCTCGCGATAGCGGCGGCAGCGGCCGCGCTCGACGTGCTGAGCATTCCGCTGCTCGCTGCCGTCGCCTTCCTGCTCGGCCTCGGCGGACTCTTCTTCGACACGGCCGCCACGGCCTATCTGCCCGATCTGCTCGGCCGCGACGCCGCACTCCTGGAGCGCGGCAACTCCCGCCTGCGCGGCACCCAGACCGCCATGTCCGGATTCGCGGGGCCGCCCGCGGGCAGTGCCCTGCTCGCACTCGGGCGGGCGCTTCCGCTGGTCGCCGACGCGGTGTCGTTCATGCTCTCCGCACTGCTCGTACGGTCGCTTCCCGCCATGCCCCGGCCCGTGCCGGAGGTCCACGAGTCGCTGCTTCGGCAGGCGCGGGCCGGGGCCTCGTACGTCTTCCGGGACCGGTTGCTGCTCGGGCTCGCGCTCCGCCCGGCGGTCGGCAACGTCGCCTTCCTCGCTGTGGAGACCGTCCTCGCCCTCTTCGCCCACGACCGGCTCGGCATCGACACCTACGGCTTCGGCCTGCTCCTCACGGCGGAGGCCACCGGCGGCCTGCTCGGCGCCGGCATCGCCTCCTGCCTTGGCCGACGACTCGGCACCGGCACCGCACTGACCTGTACGGCCGCCGTCGAAGGGTTTGCCATCCTGGGCCTGGCCGCTGCGCCGAACCCGTACGTGGCCGGGCTGGCGCTCGCCGTCTGCGGGGCCGGCATGGGCGCCACGATGGTGCTCGGGCCCTCCCTCCGGCAGGCGATCGTCCCGGCCCGCCTCATGGGCCGGGTCGCCTCCACCTCCCGCATGCTGGCCATGTGCGCCGCCCCCATGGGGGCCTTCCTCGGCGGCTGGCTGGCCACCACCTACGACATCCGCACCCCCCTCTACGCCGCCGCCGGCCTCCTCCTGTCGATGACGGCCGTCACGGCATCCATGACCAGCAACCGCCGGGTCGAAGCGGCGCTGCGTGCCGCCGCCCCGGCCGACGGTCCGGAGCACCCGACATCCAAGGATCCCGCCCAGGAGAGTGCACCCGACTTGTTGTGA
- a CDS encoding TetR/AcrR family transcriptional regulator yields MTSHLPQTVRSDARDNRARILDAARAVFGEEGLGAPMREVARHAGVGPATLYRHFPTKQALISETFAEQRRACHAAVRDALTDTDPWRGFRGLVERICELHAHSRGFADAFMTAFPEAMDFAADRERTLHAVAELARRAQETGRLRPGFVVDDLILMLMAHRGVQDAPRAARVTASRRFAAYVIEAFRAAPETGAPTPLPPAPRLQLARSPSTP; encoded by the coding sequence ATGACCAGCCACTTGCCTCAGACCGTGCGCTCCGACGCCCGCGACAACCGGGCCCGCATCCTGGACGCCGCCCGCGCGGTGTTCGGTGAGGAGGGCCTGGGTGCGCCCATGCGCGAGGTCGCCCGGCATGCGGGCGTCGGCCCCGCCACGCTGTACCGGCACTTCCCGACCAAGCAGGCCCTGATCTCGGAGACCTTCGCCGAGCAGCGGCGGGCCTGCCACGCCGCCGTCCGCGACGCTCTCACGGACACGGACCCGTGGCGCGGATTCCGGGGCCTGGTCGAGCGGATCTGCGAACTCCACGCGCACAGCCGGGGATTCGCCGACGCCTTCATGACAGCCTTCCCCGAGGCCATGGACTTCGCCGCCGACCGAGAGCGGACTCTGCACGCGGTCGCCGAACTGGCCCGCCGCGCCCAGGAGACCGGCCGGCTCCGCCCCGGCTTCGTCGTCGACGACCTGATCCTCATGCTCATGGCCCACCGGGGCGTCCAGGATGCGCCGCGTGCCGCCCGGGTCACCGCCTCCCGCCGCTTCGCCGCCTACGTGATCGAGGCGTTCCGCGCCGCGCCGGAGACGGGAGCCCCTACGCCGCTGCCGCCGGCACCACGCCTGCAGCTCGCGCGCTCGCCCAGCACCCCGTGA
- a CDS encoding PP2C family protein-serine/threonine phosphatase: MTAQGLARALAGLLEASHTAPFELLPCLLDTAAKEAGAGGARLFVADLQEEVLREVTGIGLDAGEGGEECRIEGTLPGRAYQLTEIAVPARGGACWAPVRDGTQRLGVLHVQPGPGDGGKPDEDVVRALASVAGLLLVSKRANSDSHARLIRTRPMGVSAELQWALMPPRTFADRRVTISAFMEPAYQVAGDAFEYAMADDVLHLAVFDAMGHDTSAGLTAALAMSTCRSHRRVGATIPEASKAIEDTLVEQFGHSSYVTGILADLELNTGKFSWVNRGHLLPVLIRDGRWASTLRCPPAGPMGSEFDLPIKQCTEQLQPGDRLLLFTDGITEARDADGREFGVERFTDFIIRHHADNLPVEETLRRLMHAVMDYHQGRLEDDATVLFCEWHGPGIVEG, encoded by the coding sequence ATGACGGCGCAGGGCTTGGCACGGGCGCTGGCCGGGCTGCTGGAGGCCAGCCACACGGCGCCCTTCGAGTTGCTGCCCTGCCTTCTCGACACCGCGGCGAAGGAGGCCGGTGCCGGCGGGGCGCGGCTGTTCGTGGCGGATCTGCAGGAGGAGGTGCTGCGTGAGGTCACCGGAATCGGCCTGGACGCCGGTGAAGGCGGCGAGGAGTGCCGGATCGAGGGCACTCTGCCGGGCCGCGCCTACCAACTCACGGAGATCGCGGTGCCGGCGCGCGGCGGGGCCTGCTGGGCGCCGGTGCGCGACGGCACCCAGCGCCTTGGTGTCCTGCACGTCCAGCCCGGTCCCGGCGACGGGGGCAAGCCCGATGAGGACGTGGTGCGGGCGCTGGCGTCGGTGGCCGGGTTGCTGCTGGTCTCCAAGCGGGCCAACAGCGACTCCCACGCCCGGCTGATCCGTACCCGGCCGATGGGGGTGTCGGCGGAGCTGCAGTGGGCGCTGATGCCGCCGCGGACGTTCGCCGACCGGCGGGTCACGATCAGCGCTTTCATGGAACCGGCCTACCAGGTGGCGGGGGACGCCTTCGAGTACGCGATGGCCGACGACGTCCTGCACCTGGCGGTCTTCGACGCGATGGGCCACGACACCTCCGCCGGCCTGACCGCGGCTCTGGCGATGTCCACCTGCCGCAGCCACCGCCGCGTCGGCGCCACCATCCCCGAAGCCAGCAAGGCCATCGAGGACACCCTTGTCGAGCAGTTCGGGCACAGCAGCTACGTCACCGGCATCCTCGCCGACCTCGAGCTGAACACCGGCAAGTTCAGCTGGGTCAACCGCGGCCACCTGCTGCCGGTGCTGATCCGCGACGGCCGCTGGGCCAGTACGCTGCGCTGCCCGCCGGCCGGGCCGATGGGCAGCGAGTTCGACCTGCCGATCAAGCAGTGCACCGAGCAGCTGCAGCCAGGCGACCGGCTGCTGCTCTTCACCGATGGCATCACCGAAGCCCGCGACGCCGACGGCCGTGAATTCGGCGTGGAACGCTTCACCGACTTCATCATCCGCCACCACGCCGACAACCTGCCCGTCGAGGAAACCCTGCGCCGTCTCATGCACGCCGTCATGGACTACCACCAGGGACGGCTGGAGGACGACGCCACCGTCCTGTTCTGCGAATGGCACGGTCCAGGCATCGTGGAGGGATGA
- a CDS encoding ArsR/SmtB family transcription factor has translation MPADDLPETFHVTTDDQLRAVSNLTRHRIMAVLRFEPATITQIAEQVGLAKGSSSYHVRLLERAGLVKVVRTRKVRGVTERYYAMAARAIALPDPGEGGPDVLMRHAVADLEASPVDDRHVRMAHLRLTEEQFAQLAARLQALADEYRELSDPSLPDASLVFALFHPAPREQAEGGAK, from the coding sequence ATGCCTGCTGATGATCTTCCCGAGACGTTTCACGTCACCACTGACGACCAGTTGCGCGCCGTTTCCAACCTCACGCGCCACCGGATCATGGCCGTGCTCCGCTTCGAGCCGGCGACGATCACGCAGATCGCCGAGCAGGTGGGGCTCGCGAAAGGGAGTTCCAGCTATCACGTGCGGCTGCTGGAGCGGGCCGGCCTGGTGAAGGTGGTACGGACGCGGAAGGTGCGGGGTGTCACCGAGCGGTACTACGCCATGGCCGCGCGGGCGATCGCGCTGCCGGATCCGGGCGAGGGTGGGCCGGATGTGCTGATGCGTCATGCGGTGGCGGACCTGGAGGCGTCGCCGGTGGATGACCGGCACGTACGGATGGCGCATCTGCGGCTCACCGAGGAGCAGTTCGCGCAGCTCGCCGCACGGCTGCAGGCACTGGCGGACGAGTACCGGGAGCTGTCCGATCCGTCGCTGCCCGATGCGTCACTGGTCTTCGCGCTGTTCCACCCGGCACCGCGCGAGCAGGCCGAGGGGGGCGCCAAGTGA
- a CDS encoding SDR family oxidoreductase, which produces MTLAIIGATGKLGALTIDALLKRGVPAADILALGRDTARLAEIAGRGVRTGVVDLDDVPATAKALDGAGKLLLVSFGPGDRVAQHGRAIDAARQAGVPHLVYTSGLEAPTTILELAADHKATEELVTGSGIPATFLRNGWYTENHLQDFNGARERGVIANSVGAGRIATAPRKDFAEAAAVVLSTPGHEGKAYELSGDTAWTFEDFAATAAELLGTPVRYRPLTAEQEREQLLAAGLDEGTAAFLVTLNANLRDGAMAPTPGDLAKLIGHRTEPLATTLRTWV; this is translated from the coding sequence GTGACCCTCGCGATCATCGGCGCCACCGGCAAGCTCGGCGCCCTCACCATCGACGCCCTCCTCAAGCGCGGCGTCCCCGCCGCCGACATCCTCGCGCTCGGCCGCGACACCGCCCGCCTCGCCGAAATCGCCGGCCGCGGCGTGCGCACGGGCGTCGTCGACCTGGACGACGTCCCCGCGACCGCCAAGGCGCTGGACGGCGCCGGCAAGCTGCTCCTGGTCTCCTTCGGTCCGGGTGACCGTGTGGCTCAGCACGGTCGGGCGATCGACGCCGCTCGCCAGGCGGGTGTGCCGCACCTGGTGTACACGTCGGGTCTGGAGGCGCCGACGACGATCCTGGAACTCGCCGCTGACCACAAGGCCACCGAGGAACTCGTCACCGGCTCCGGCATCCCCGCAACGTTCCTGCGCAACGGCTGGTACACCGAGAACCACCTGCAGGACTTCAACGGCGCCCGCGAGCGCGGCGTCATCGCCAACAGCGTCGGCGCCGGCCGTATCGCCACCGCCCCGCGCAAGGACTTCGCCGAAGCCGCCGCCGTCGTTCTCTCCACGCCCGGTCACGAGGGCAAGGCGTACGAGCTGTCCGGCGACACCGCCTGGACGTTCGAGGACTTCGCCGCCACCGCAGCCGAACTGCTGGGCACCCCGGTGCGCTACCGGCCGCTCACCGCCGAGCAGGAGCGCGAGCAGCTCCTCGCCGCAGGCTTGGACGAAGGCACCGCCGCATTCCTGGTCACGCTCAACGCCAACCTGCGCGACGGCGCCATGGCCCCCACCCCTGGCGACCTGGCCAAGCTCATCGGCCACCGGACCGAACCGCTGGCCACCACCCTTCGCACCTGGGTCTGA
- a CDS encoding NAD(P)-dependent oxidoreductase — protein sequence MNITVFGATGAIGSLTVTELLERGHQVTAYARNPAKVPGSWRERVRVVVGEMSDQVAIDSAVAGTDAVVSALGPSMDRKATGLPLVAGTGHILTAMQHHGVRRYIGHATPAVLNPREKPTPATRLIAFLPRTFMRRAYDEITGMTDQIMRSGLDWTVVRFIAPKNTPRQDRVRVGFFGTDRLGFAVSRADIAAFTAAQVDDATYVGRAPAISN from the coding sequence ATGAACATCACCGTCTTCGGTGCCACCGGCGCGATCGGCTCCCTGACCGTGACCGAGCTTCTGGAGCGTGGCCATCAGGTCACCGCCTACGCCCGCAACCCCGCCAAGGTCCCCGGATCCTGGCGTGAGCGGGTGCGGGTGGTGGTCGGCGAGATGTCCGACCAGGTCGCCATCGACTCGGCCGTCGCCGGCACGGACGCCGTCGTCAGCGCGCTCGGCCCCAGCATGGACCGCAAGGCCACCGGCCTGCCGCTGGTCGCCGGGACCGGCCACATCCTCACCGCCATGCAGCACCACGGTGTGCGCCGCTACATCGGCCACGCCACCCCCGCCGTCCTCAACCCGCGCGAGAAGCCCACCCCGGCCACCCGGCTCATCGCCTTCTTGCCCCGCACCTTCATGCGCCGCGCCTACGACGAGATCACCGGCATGACCGACCAGATCATGCGCTCGGGCCTGGACTGGACCGTCGTGCGCTTCATCGCCCCCAAGAACACTCCCCGGCAGGACCGCGTGCGAGTGGGGTTCTTCGGCACGGACAGGCTCGGCTTCGCCGTCAGCCGAGCCGACATCGCCGCCTTCACCGCCGCCCAGGTCGACGACGCCACGTACGTCGGCCGCGCCCCCGCCATCAGCAACTGA
- a CDS encoding DoxX family protein, with product MNVFLWIVQAVLAAMFATAGAMKSTQPQDKLAEKLPWAADFSPATVRFIGIVEFAAALGLILPAATGIAPLLTPVAATGLAVVMVLAAITHARRKESSAIAFNTALLVLAALVAWGRFGPYSF from the coding sequence GTGAACGTCTTCCTGTGGATCGTGCAGGCCGTGCTCGCCGCGATGTTCGCGACGGCCGGTGCCATGAAGTCCACCCAGCCCCAGGACAAGCTCGCCGAGAAGCTGCCATGGGCCGCCGACTTCTCCCCGGCCACCGTCCGCTTCATCGGCATCGTCGAATTCGCCGCCGCGCTCGGCCTGATCCTGCCCGCGGCCACCGGCATAGCACCCCTTCTCACGCCGGTCGCCGCGACCGGCCTGGCCGTCGTCATGGTCCTCGCCGCGATCACCCACGCCCGCCGCAAGGAATCCTCCGCGATCGCCTTCAACACCGCCCTGCTCGTCCTGGCCGCCCTGGTCGCCTGGGGCCGCTTCGGCCCCTACAGCTTCTGA
- a CDS encoding SDR family NAD(P)-dependent oxidoreductase — MRMRMVTAAAFPADVLDRDALTRALEDAAAHFGGIDVLEYSPVGTMGSTTLTTPARTEPAHVQHEMEFQLYGAIAATQTLLPAMLEAEAGTLLFTTGAGSIDPVPQVGNVNAAAAALRNWAINLHKELEGTGIQAAHIGIDVSIGMSVIPDFPTAQPEEISPVYWDLHTTKRGQAELVFSR, encoded by the coding sequence ATGCGGATGCGGATGGTCACGGCCGCAGCGTTCCCCGCAGACGTCCTCGACCGCGACGCGCTCACCCGGGCGCTCGAGGACGCCGCCGCCCACTTCGGTGGCATCGACGTCCTGGAGTACTCCCCGGTCGGCACGATGGGCTCCACCACCCTGACCACCCCGGCCCGCACCGAACCGGCCCACGTACAGCACGAGATGGAGTTCCAGCTGTACGGAGCGATCGCTGCCACCCAGACGTTGCTGCCCGCGATGCTCGAGGCCGAGGCGGGCACCCTGCTGTTCACCACGGGTGCCGGCTCCATCGACCCTGTTCCGCAGGTCGGCAACGTGAACGCCGCGGCGGCGGCGCTGCGCAACTGGGCGATCAACCTGCACAAGGAACTGGAGGGCACCGGCATCCAGGCCGCCCACATCGGCATCGACGTATCCATCGGCATGTCGGTCATCCCCGACTTCCCGACTGCCCAGCCCGAAGAGATCTCCCCGGTCTACTGGGACCTGCACACCACCAAGCGCGGCCAGGCCGAACTCGTCTTCAGCCGCTGA
- a CDS encoding cadmium resistance transporter → MFAVTNIDDILVLALFFAQGAGQHNATRRIVLGQYLGFMGILAVAVAAAFGATFLPEAAIPYLGLLPLVLGLKAAWQAWESHRDAGEDDEAEADEGGPGPLEVAAVTFANGGDNIGVYVPVFATAGVGGMSVYAVVFLVLVAVWCFAGKFFATRPVIARLLARWGHILLPLVLIGIGLLILIEGGAFGLGSAA, encoded by the coding sequence TTGTTCGCCGTCACGAACATCGACGACATCCTGGTCTTGGCGTTGTTCTTCGCCCAGGGTGCCGGACAGCACAATGCGACCCGCAGGATCGTGCTCGGTCAGTACCTCGGTTTCATGGGGATTCTGGCTGTGGCCGTGGCTGCCGCGTTCGGTGCCACGTTCCTGCCCGAGGCGGCGATTCCCTACCTCGGGCTGCTGCCGCTCGTTCTTGGTCTCAAAGCCGCCTGGCAGGCTTGGGAGAGCCACCGCGATGCCGGGGAGGATGACGAAGCCGAGGCCGACGAGGGCGGGCCGGGCCCGCTGGAGGTCGCTGCGGTGACCTTCGCCAACGGCGGTGACAACATCGGCGTCTACGTCCCCGTGTTCGCCACCGCGGGTGTCGGCGGGATGAGCGTGTACGCCGTGGTGTTCCTCGTGCTGGTGGCAGTCTGGTGCTTCGCGGGCAAGTTCTTCGCCACCCGCCCGGTCATCGCCAGGCTTCTCGCCCGGTGGGGTCACATCCTGCTGCCGCTGGTCCTGATCGGGATCGGGCTGCTGATCCTCATCGAGGGCGGCGCGTTCGGCCTCGGCTCGGCGGCGTGA
- a CDS encoding zinc-dependent alcohol dehydrogenase family protein produces MKAVVIKAFGDPDGLEVVDVPAPVPAPGQVRLATEAIGVGGVDAVIRRGTLAAYGFREGHLLGSEVAGSVTAVGEGVDASWIGRRVWAFTGLSGGYAEQAVASVEDILALPDGLTGADAVALGGSGVVAHFALDRARFRPGETVLVRGAAGSIGITTVQLAARDGAGVVAVTTSSAERGARLRALGATHVLDRSGEGGPDVPAAFDVVIDVVGGPQLPLFLDKLDSNGRYVAVGVVGGQPPADFGMRLMDGFRRSLSFATFSSDTVPGPDRQAVRSSQFADAARGDLRTVVHEVLPLAQAVLAHRKMDAGEVFGRVVLVP; encoded by the coding sequence ATGAAAGCCGTCGTGATCAAAGCGTTCGGAGACCCCGATGGCCTGGAGGTCGTCGATGTTCCCGCGCCCGTTCCTGCCCCGGGGCAGGTGCGGCTCGCCACGGAGGCGATCGGGGTGGGCGGCGTCGACGCCGTGATCCGCCGGGGAACGCTCGCCGCCTACGGCTTCCGCGAGGGCCATCTCCTCGGCAGCGAGGTCGCGGGAAGCGTCACCGCGGTGGGAGAGGGCGTGGACGCCTCGTGGATCGGGCGGCGAGTGTGGGCGTTCACCGGCCTGTCCGGTGGGTATGCCGAGCAGGCCGTTGCCTCGGTCGAGGACATCCTTGCGTTGCCCGACGGCCTGACCGGCGCCGACGCGGTGGCTCTCGGCGGCTCCGGGGTGGTCGCCCACTTCGCCCTGGACAGGGCCCGTTTCAGGCCCGGTGAGACGGTCCTGGTGCGCGGTGCGGCGGGCAGCATCGGGATCACGACGGTCCAGCTCGCAGCCAGGGACGGCGCGGGCGTGGTGGCGGTCACCACCTCGTCGGCGGAGCGTGGCGCCCGTCTGCGGGCCTTGGGCGCGACCCATGTCCTCGACCGCTCCGGCGAGGGCGGCCCGGACGTACCGGCGGCCTTCGACGTGGTGATCGATGTCGTAGGGGGCCCTCAGCTTCCCCTTTTCCTGGACAAGTTGGACTCCAACGGGCGGTATGTGGCCGTCGGCGTGGTCGGCGGGCAGCCGCCGGCGGACTTCGGCATGCGGTTGATGGACGGCTTCCGCAGGTCGCTGTCGTTCGCCACCTTCAGCTCGGACACCGTGCCCGGCCCCGACCGGCAGGCCGTGCGGTCGTCCCAGTTCGCCGACGCTGCGCGCGGGGACCTGCGCACGGTCGTGCACGAGGTGCTGCCGCTGGCCCAGGCGGTGCTGGCCCACCGCAAGATGGACGCGGGGGAGGTGTTCGGCAGGGTGGTGCTGGTGCCCTGA
- a CDS encoding NADP-dependent oxidoreductase, which produces MRAVALNEVPSAPTVTEVATPRPEAGELLVKVAVSSVNGFDLSVTSGRLQGMMEHRFPLVVGMDFAGTVEALGEGVDGIAVGDAVFGVAMKPYLGSGALAEYLTVSAGYGVAPIPAGLDIKDAGALGLAGTAALNSVAAAAPEKGETVLVSGATGGVGALAVQLAAARGARVIATARPGREADFVAGLSDAHIAVVDHTADLDAQVRALAPEGVDVVLHLAGDAGQLAGLLREGGRIASTLGLTQEAVGTGGVIVHPIMADPNPRTLATLADRVAAGELRVPVTATFSLQEAPEAFDAFRAGTLGKISVTCS; this is translated from the coding sequence ATGCGTGCTGTCGCACTGAACGAAGTCCCCTCCGCTCCGACCGTGACCGAGGTGGCCACTCCCCGGCCGGAGGCCGGTGAGCTGCTGGTCAAGGTCGCGGTCTCTTCGGTCAACGGCTTCGACCTGTCCGTCACGTCCGGGCGTCTGCAGGGGATGATGGAGCACCGGTTCCCCCTGGTCGTAGGCATGGACTTCGCCGGAACCGTCGAGGCCCTCGGCGAAGGCGTGGACGGCATCGCCGTCGGCGACGCCGTCTTCGGAGTCGCGATGAAGCCCTACCTCGGCAGCGGCGCCCTCGCCGAGTACCTCACCGTCTCCGCCGGCTACGGCGTCGCCCCGATCCCGGCGGGCCTGGACATCAAGGACGCGGGCGCGCTCGGGCTGGCCGGCACCGCCGCGCTGAACAGCGTGGCCGCTGCCGCGCCGGAGAAGGGCGAGACGGTGCTCGTATCCGGCGCCACCGGAGGCGTCGGTGCGCTGGCCGTGCAGCTCGCCGCCGCCCGTGGTGCCCGCGTGATCGCCACCGCCCGCCCCGGGCGGGAAGCCGACTTCGTCGCCGGGCTGAGCGACGCGCACATCGCAGTCGTGGACCACACCGCGGATCTCGACGCCCAGGTCCGCGCGCTGGCCCCCGAAGGCGTGGACGTGGTGCTGCACCTGGCGGGCGACGCGGGTCAGTTGGCGGGGCTGCTGCGTGAGGGCGGGCGGATCGCCTCCACCCTCGGCCTGACCCAGGAGGCCGTCGGGACCGGTGGTGTCATCGTCCACCCGATCATGGCCGACCCCAACCCCCGGACCCTCGCCACGCTGGCCGACCGGGTCGCGGCCGGCGAGCTGCGTGTCCCCGTCACCGCGACGTTCTCCCTCCAGGAGGCGCCCGAGGCGTTCGACGCCTTCCGTGCCGGGACCCTCGGCAAGATCAGCGTCACCTGCTCCTGA